A single region of the Anticarsia gemmatalis isolate Benzon Research Colony breed Stoneville strain chromosome 11, ilAntGemm2 primary, whole genome shotgun sequence genome encodes:
- the LOC142976445 gene encoding glutathione S-transferase 1-1-like: MSIDLYYTSGSAPCRLVLLVAAALDIQLNLHNVNLREGDQFKPDFLKLNPQHTVPTIVDDGFSLWESRAISRYLVNKYGGDDSELYPKDPKARAIVDQRLDFDLGTLYPRFAQYFYPQIFGGAAPDAAQLKKLEEALVFFNTFLEGHKYAAGDKLTLADLSLVATLSTIEVGGVKFDDQPNIVRWYELVKSTAPGYKEANEKGINEFKEVLKMIKAKAEL, encoded by the exons ATGTCAATTGATCTGTACTACACGTCGGGCTCCGCCCCCTGCCGGCTAGTGCTGCTGGTCGCAGCTGCTCTCGACATTCAGCTGAACCTTCATAACGTTAACTTGAGAGAAGGAGATCAGTTCAAGCCGGACTTCTTAAAG CTAAACCCTCAACACACAGTCCCGACTATAGTCGACGATGGCTTCTCTCTCTGGGAGTCACGAGCCATCAGCCGCTACTTGGTCAACAAATACGGCGGTGACGACTCTGAGTTGTACCCCAAGGATCCTAAAGCAAGGGCGATCGTTGATCAGCGGCTGGACTTTGACTTAGGAACACTGTATCCTAGATTTGCTCAATACTTT TACCCACAAATCTTCGGCGGAGCTGCTCCCGATGCCGCTCAACTGAAAAAGCTTGAAGAAGCTCTAGTGTTCTTCAACACATTCCTAGAAGGTCACAAATACGCAGCTGGTGATAAACTCACGTTAGCTGATCTGAGTCTGGTGGCTACTCTGTCTACCATCGAAGTTGGCGGAGTCAAGTTTGATGATCAGCCTAATATTGTCAG ATGGTACGAACTCGTCAAGTCTACTGCTCCAGGCTACAAAGAGGCCAACGAGAAAGGCATCAACGAATTCAAGGAAGTGTTGAAGATGATCAAGGCTAAGGCTGAATTGTAA
- the Rab11 gene encoding RAS oncogene family member Rab11, whose translation MGTREDEYDYLFKVVLIGDSGVGKSSLLSRFTRNEFNLESKSTIGVEFATRSIEVDGKTIKAQIWDTAGQERYRAITSAYYRGAVGALLVYDIAKHLSYENVERWLRELRDHADQNILIMLVGNKSDLRHLRSIPTEEAKAFAERNGLSFIETSALDSTNVEPAFQNILTEIYRIVSQKQMRDPPEGDVIRPDAEPTDVRPSHSDNVRKQCCQ comes from the exons ATGGGCACAAGAGAGGACGAATACGACTATTTGTTCAAAG TTGTGCTAATAGGTGATTCAGGGGTCGGTAAAAGCAGTCTGCTGTCACGTTTCACTAGAAATGAATTTAACTTAGAGTCAAAATCCACAATAGGCGTGGAATTCGCCACAAGGAGTATAGag GTGGACGGCAAAACCATAAAAGCTCAGATATGGGACACGGCGGGTCAGGAGCGGTATCGCGCGATCACATCAGCGTACTACCGCGGCGCGGTGGGCGCGCTGCTGGTGTACGACATCGCCAAGCACCTCTCATACGAGAACGTGGAGAGATGGCTGCGCGAGCTCCGTGATCACGCCGATCAGAATATACTGATCATGTTAGTTGGCAACAAGAGTGATCTTAGGCACCTCAG ATCTATCCCGACAGAAGAAGCGAAGGCGTTTGCGGAAAGGAACGGGCTTAGTTTTATTGAGACGTCCGCGCTCGACTCCACTAACGTCGAACCAGCATTCCAGAACATTCTAACTG AAATCTACAGGATCGTATCGCAGAAGCAGATGCGCGACCCGCCGGAGGGCGACGTGATCCGGCCCGACGCCGAGCCCACGGACGTGCGGCCCTCGCACTCCGACAACGTGCGCAAGCAGTGCTGCCAGTAG
- the LOC142976442 gene encoding glutathione S-transferase 1-1-like: MPIDLYYVPGSAPCRAVLLTAKALNLNLNLKLVDLHHGDHLKPEYIKLNPQHTVPTLVDDGLSIWESRAIMTYLVNKYGKGSGLYPEEPKARALIDQRLYFDIGTLYARFADYFYPQVFGGAPADADKKAKIEDALQLLNTFLDGQKYVAGPNLTVADLTIIASVSSFEASDIDFKKFPNIKRWYETVKSTAPGYQEANEKGLDAFKGLVNSMLKK; the protein is encoded by the exons ATGCCCATCGATCTGTACTACGTGCCCGGCTCTGCCCCTTGCCGCGCGGTGCTGCTCACTGCCAAGGCGCTGAACCTCAACCTCAACCTGAAGCTCGTGGACCTTCATCACGGAGATCACCTCAAGCCTGAGTACATTAAG CTGAACCCACAACACACAGTCCCGACCCTGGTGGACGACGGTCTATCGATCTGGGAGTCCCGCGCCATCATGACGTACCTAGTCAACAAATACGGCAAGGGCAGCGGCCTCTACCCCGAGGAGCCTAAAGCCAGGGCCCTCATTGACCAGCGCCTGTACTTCGATATTGGTACTCTGTACGCCAGATTTGCGGATTATTTC TACCCACAAGTTTTCGGCGGCGCGCCTGCCGATGCTGACAAGAAGGCGAAGATCGAGGATGCCCTGCAACTCCTGAACACGTTCCTCGACGGACAGAAGTACGTCGCCGGCCCCAACCTTACCGTCGCTGACCTCACCATCATCGCCAGCGTGTCCAGCTTCGAGGCTTCCGACATCGACTTCAAGAAGTTCCCTAACATTAAGAG ATGGTACGAGACAGTAAAGAGCACAGCTCCCGGCTACCAGGAAGCCAATGAGAAGGGACTTGACGCGTTCAAGGGACTCGTCAACAGCATGCTCAAGAAGTAA
- the mRpL1 gene encoding mitochondrial ribosomal protein L1, with protein MAGTLFRSMFTNTLTFYKCNTAPVRSLHTATVSYAARKGTRAKARAKKVKVEVTKVGFIPHNQRGKDKIAKSNVSKHVDDTFKPESKDDVYPLKYYRWVVYSVEDAILAHRQTHHPTMYNVPDAMVYAQIEFNMEAAKKNRYVDSFTRLSLLPHLFPRDEERTILAFCKGSELIKEAMDAGATMAGGTDIIKKIQEGQIKIQEYDYVVAHPNILTELVPIRGLMKRRFPSLKTHTLNANIAETVKKFSGGVQYRVQKDEQQQDYGSVEVPVGRLNMEPKHVAENVDALLKDLQAARPKRDGLFITKCLIVSPPSKEKLKINPFVHVDKTLSKEVQDDSDDEGEAVAATA; from the exons CATGTTCAcaaatactttaacattttataaatgtaacacTGCACCGGTG AGGTCTTTGCACACTGCAACTGTATCGTATGCTGCTCGTAAGGGCACCAGGGCTAAGGCCCGTGCTAAGAAAGTCAAGGTTGAAGTCACCAAAGTTGGGTTCATTCCCCATAACCAAAGAGGAAAGGACAA GATAGCAAAATCAAATGTCAGCAAGCATGTAGATGATACATTCAAGCCTGAATCGAAGGATGACGTGTACCCATTAAAGTACTACCGTTGGGTTGTCTACTCTGTAGAAGATGCTATCTTAGCTCACAGACAGACTCATCATCCTACTATGTACAATGTGCCAGATGCTATGGTTTATGCACAGATTGAGTTCAATATGGAGGCCGCTAAGAAG AACCGCTATGTAGACAGTTTCACTCGTCTCTCGTTACTGCCGCATTTGTTCCCTCGTGATGAAGAGCGCACTATCCTCGCGTTCTGCAAGGGTTCCGAGCTCATCAAGGAGGCTATGGACGCCGGTGCCACCATGGCTGGTGGTACtgatattattaagaaaattcaG GAAGGTCAAATCAAAATACAAGAATACGACTATGTAGTAGCTCACCCGAACATCCTGACAGAGTTGGTACCAATCCGAGGGTTGATGAAGAGAAGGTTCCCCAGTCTGAAGACTCACACGTTAAACGCAAACATCGCCGAGACTGTGAAAAAGTTCTCTGGTGGAGTTCAATACAGAGTACAGAAGGACGAACAGCAACAGGATTATGGATCTGTTGAAGTTCCTGTTGGAAGG TTGAATATGGAACCGAAACATGTGGCGGAAAATGTGGATGCCCTTCTGAAGGACTTACAGGCAGCGCGTCCTAAGCGAGATGGCCTTTTTATCACAAA ATGTTTAATAGTTAGCCCACCATCGAAAGAAAAGCTCAAGATAAATCCATTTGTTCATGTTGATAAAACATTGTCTAAGGAAGTACAAGATGATAGCGATGACGAAGGCGAAGCTGTCGCTGCCACCGCATAA